The Lentisphaera araneosa HTCC2155 genome includes the window ACAACGCTTGGATTGGCGCTCGCAAAGCTGTAGATGATTTCTTTGCTGACAAGCCTGAACTTCCTGTGCCGATGCCCGACAAAAGTGGCTCTGTACTTATCACTAAGCAGTAAAATCTTAGGACTCGGCTAAATAGTCATCATGCTATCACCTGAGCTTAAAAATCGAATCATTCGCCTTCTCAAAGGAGGCGAGATCTTATCGAGCCAAGTCATTCAAAACCTTTGGAGTGGCTATGGTAGTATTCTACGCATTGAATTAGATCACCCTCAGCATACAAGTTTAATTGTCAAACACGTCAAGCCGCCGAGTGTCAGCAATCATCCTCGAGGTTGGAATAGCGATTTATCTCACCAACGGAAACTCAAGTCCTACGAAGTTGAATCCAATTGGTATAAAAATTTCAGCTCTCAAAGCCCAGAATTAGCTAGAGTTCCTAAACTCATTGTCTGTGAACAAGGAGACGATGACTTTCTGATCATACTTGAAGACATGGATGCGAGCTCCTACCCAAAGCGTCTCACGTCCGTCAATCAGCAATCCTTGGAAGCTTGTTTAAAGTGGCTCGCTCATTTCCATGGTAAATTTCTTCAACACAACACCACGGGACTTTGGACGAGTGGTTGTTATTGGCACCTCGAAACCCGTCCCCAAGAACTGCAAGCTCTCGATGATATTGAACTAAAAAGTGCTGCTCAAGCCATCGATCAAAAACTCAAAAATTCTCCCTTTCAAACTATTGTTCATGGCGATGCGAAACTCGCAAACTTTTGCTTTAATCATGATGCCTCTGAAGTCTCCGCAGTGGACTTCCAATACGTCGGTGGTGGTTGTGGTATGAAAGACCTCGCTTATTTCGTAGGAAGTTGTCTCCACGAAGAAGATTGTGAAACTATGGAAAACGAGATTCTTCAGTTCTATTTTAGCGAACTTCGCAAGGCCACAAAAACATATCACCATAGTATAGATGTCGATGCACTCGAGCAGGACTGGAGAAATCTCTACCCCTATGCCTGGGCAGATTTCCACCGCTTCCTCAAAGGTTGGAGTCCTGGGCATTGGAAAATTAATTCATATAGCGAACGTATTTGCAGAGAAGTTATTGCGGATTTAGAATCGTGAACTTGACCTCAGAACAACTTTGCGAACTCAGTAAACTTGCTATTGAAGCCGCCCTCGATGCCGGTAAACTCATCCAATCTTACACAGGAAAAGACCTTAAGCAGCAATTTAAAACAGG containing:
- a CDS encoding phosphotransferase, with amino-acid sequence MLSPELKNRIIRLLKGGEILSSQVIQNLWSGYGSILRIELDHPQHTSLIVKHVKPPSVSNHPRGWNSDLSHQRKLKSYEVESNWYKNFSSQSPELARVPKLIVCEQGDDDFLIILEDMDASSYPKRLTSVNQQSLEACLKWLAHFHGKFLQHNTTGLWTSGCYWHLETRPQELQALDDIELKSAAQAIDQKLKNSPFQTIVHGDAKLANFCFNHDASEVSAVDFQYVGGGCGMKDLAYFVGSCLHEEDCETMENEILQFYFSELRKATKTYHHSIDVDALEQDWRNLYPYAWADFHRFLKGWSPGHWKINSYSERICREVIADLES